In Selenihalanaerobacter shriftii, the DNA window TTTGCGGAAATGCCGGAAATACCATTGAATTCAAAAATAAAATAATTTGTGAGGATTGTTTAGATAATATGCAGGATATTAAATAATTACTTACATACCACCATGCATCATACCTGATCCTATTCCATATAATCTATGGTTAGTATTACCATAATTCTTTGAGTAATCTTCCATATAATCTGCTTGTTCTTTAGTAATTGCTCCATTATATTATTTTTTTAAAATAAACTTAATGGATCTTATAAAGGACTTCTTTCTATTATAGGACAAACCTCACAAAGATCTTAGGACATTTAACATCTTTTACTAGCCAATTATATGTAATATAATGTAATTAAGTAATTATTTGTTAATTTTACAATAATACATTATAGTAAGGAGGGATACATATGAAAAAATCATTATTAATTTTGTTAATGGTGGTATTTTTGGTTACTTTAATAACTACACTTGCTTTTGCTAGTAGTCCTAAATCAGTTGAGGATATGGTAAAGCAAAATAAAAGTTGTGGTGTAAGTTGTCACGAGCCGGATAGTGAACACAATTTAAAAAATGAAATTAAGGAGATGGCTAAGGAGGGAAATCATGCTGATGTCTCTTCTATGGTAAGTAATGAAAGTGCTGAGAAATGTATGACTTGCCACTCAAGTGATTTCGGCGAGATATTACATGTAGCGCACTTAGTAGGTACTCCTGAAGATAATCATTTTTTAGCTGAGGTAAAAAGTGGAGAAGCTAATTGTATTAGCTGTCATTCACTAAATGCTAAAACAGGAAAAATCGGATTAGATTAAATTAGATATAAAATTATTATAAATTTATTGATTGGTCAATATATCATTTGAGAATGATATATTGACCTTTTTTATATTACTTTCTTTTAGAACCATAACTTTATTATTTTCTACCTCTCTTCTATTCATTATAAGTTTGAATTGTTAAGTATTTAAGATATGTTAATTAACGATAATATCTTATCATCACGATTAGACACTTATTAGCATAGTATATAGTAAGATATGAAGTTATAGATTAAATTTTAAGAAGTTGGTGGTTCTATGAAAAATGTTGTGATTACTGCCGGAAAAGGTAAGTGTTCACAAAAAGGAGTCCTATGTCAAAGGGGAAAGAAATCTATTACTCTCATTGAAAATAATATTGTGATTAAAATACCATCAAATTCAATCACAGCCATAAGAAAACAAGCAGGTAGAGATTCATTAGATGAAGATTAAGTTAAAAAGAAGGTGATGAAAGTTTGCGATAAAGAAAACCGTCCTTCTTGTAAGGGAAAATCTTATACTGTCCAATACTATTGTTCCCTTTAATCTTAAAACTGATGTGAGAACTAACCCTATCTTAGGTGGAACTATAAAAAATTGTAAAAAATAAAATAGAAAAGCATTGCTAAAAATAGAGTCCATATAATACTTGATAATTTGTTAGTTGTATTTCCTTTAACATCTCCATCTAAATATAATTGCAAAGATTTAATAGACGAATGAACCAAGAATAGAATTGCCATTACTATTATTAATATAATAAAAATTTGAGCAATCTTAATAACCTCCTTTTAATTTAGTTTCATCTTAAATTCATTCTTTTTTTAAATTAATATAGTAACTATTAATATACTATATTAATTGAGTATATCTTTATATTCAATTTAATTTCAAATTATATTGGTTATAAGTAACTAAGTTTATAAAATACAAGACCTCTTACTCTCTTTAGATAGTCTAGCAAAAGAGTAAGAGGTCGTATTTTTTAGTTAATATATTTTTATTTCATAATTAAATTTAACCTTAGAAATTCTCCTTAAACCATAATATTCTTTGGTTCATCTTTTAACCAAGAAGTAATATTATCAAAAACTATTTCTGCTCTTTTATAGAATGCCTCTGGAGTAGCAAAAGCAACATGAGGCGCTACAACAGTATTAGGAGCATCTAATAGAGGATGATCCTCTGGTATAGGAGGTTCCATTTCAAACACATCAATACCTGCACCATCTACTTTACCTTCTCTTAAAGCAGATGCAAGAGCTTCACTATCCACAATAGGACCTCTAGCTGTATTAATAAGTATACTTGATTCTTTCATTAAATCTATAAGTTCTTTACTTACAAGCTCTTCAGTCTCATTCGTATGTGGAACATGTACACTTACGATGTCACTTTCAGTAAATACAGTATCTAAATCAACATATGTAATACCTAGTTCTTTTGCTTTTTCCTTTTCAGTTCTACTATAAGCAATTAATTCACAACCAAAAGCACGTCCTATTTCAGCTACTCTTAGTCCTATCGCCCCAGTTCCAATAATACCAAGAGTCTTTCCATGCAATTCATTACCTATAAGTCCTTCTCGCGTTTTACCTTGTCTTGTAGCTACATCACAAGAAACTATATTACGCATAACAGAAATCATTAAACCTATAGTCAGTTCTGCTACTGAATGTGTTGAATATCCAGGAGCGTTACAAACTGTAATCCCTCCTTCCTTACATGCTTCTAAAGCTATATGATCTACTCCTGTAAATGCAACTGATATCATCTTAAGATTAGAACATGCATTAATAACTCTTTCAGAAAGAGATAAATTAGTTATAATTACTACATCTGCATCAGATGCTCTCTCTATAATTACATCTTCATCTTCAACTCTATCATCATAAGCTATAAATTCATGCCCCTCTTTCTCAATTTTAGCTGCTAAATTATCAATAATCTCTTTTTCCACTGATAATGGTTCTAACATTACTACACGCATAATACTCCCTCCTAGTATGATTAATTATTAAAATAAAACTTTAATTCTTCTTAATAATATAAGATTTTGATTTAAATCTTATATAAATACGCTTAACATCAAAATCTTTTCTCCATTATTATATATAATAATATAAATAAAAGCAAATTGAAGTCTTCAATTTGCTTGATTTATAATCATTACAAATTCATTATTCTATTTAATTTTAGTTAAGATAATGAGATTGCTTTATAAGGACAATTAGATTTACACTTACCACATCCATTACAATAATCATTAATGAATGGAGTATGATTCTTAATAATAATTGCATCTTTTGGACAAAATTTTTTAGCTAAACATTCAGTGCACTCTTGACATATTTCCAAATCTATATAAGCTTTACTGTTCATTAATACCACCTCATTTAAAATATTTATAATAATAATTTAATGTCATAAAACTGCTAGTTACATACTATATATTAGATAATAATCCAAAATATCCTGCTTAACCTAAATTTTTTAAATTAATTATTATAAGTTTTAAAAAAGAGGAATAAAATAAATTATACAATAATTATCTCATTAACATATTTTAGGAGGCGGTTAATTGAAAGAAAAAAATAAAATAGCAGTTATTCTTAATATCTTCTTTTTTATCATACAAATTTTAATTTTAATTGGTTTACTTAAAATTAAACAGTATCATTACATGGGTAGTGTAATTATTGCTACATCTTTTTTTATAATTTATATTTTTATTGAAAATAAATATAATCTTTATTTAAATAACTACATTAGAACAATTGCAATGATATCAATAATTAGTCATAGTTTTTTAGGGAAATATTTAAATTTATATATTACCTCATTTTCTTTTGATATAATCTTGCATATTTTTGGAGTATATGCCTTTACTCTATTATTCTACTCATTGGTAAATCAATTAATCTCTAAACATTACTTTTCACGCTCTTATGAAGTGATTTTTACCATTCTTTTAGGAATTAGCTTAGGAACAATTTTAGAAGTTATCGAATGTTTAATAGATATAATGGTACAATCTGAAATACCACATCAACTAAGTTTAATAGATACTGATATAGATATTATTTCTAATATTATTGGTTCTATATTAGCAGCTATTCACTTATTTTTAATTGATTTTAAGCTAATAAAATAAAAATTAAATGATATAATAAAAGACCCTATTTTAATTTTATATCTATTATAATCAACAACTTTACTTATGTTAGTATTTTTTAATTATTTTATCATCATAATATTCTGAATTTTCATAATAATATAATATTTTTGCAGGATTTACTATAGTATTTATCTAAATATATTACAGAAGATAAAAGGAGGTGATTTAATATGCCAAATACTGGTCAACAACCTGGTAAGGGGACTTATAAATGCACTAAATGTGGTAAGGAAGTAGAATTAAAAGATGACAAAGAAAGATTACCAGGATGTCCTGCTTGTGGATTCCCTGAGTTTAATGAAGTTGAATAAATCGATATTTATTTAAATCATGATGACTTTCTAATGTAATTAACAATTAACCAATCAATCTGCTGACTTTTAACTATAACTTCTTTATCATTTATATTGCCCTTATCTTCAACTAACTCCACAAGTTCATCTCTCAAAATATCAATTTTTCTTTTCAAAATATTAGAATCTAACATAGCACAGTCTCCCTTTTAATTAATCTCCTAAGTCTATCTTTGCCTATATTATTTAACTTTAATTATGTATTTATTACCTATTTAGATCTGTTATTTATCTATCCCTTAGTTAATATATTACTAATAATATTATATTTTACTTGCTCTAAAGTTGTGCATCCTATTAATCCAAATCTCTACCGTTAAGGATAAATACTACAGAATAATTATGTTAGTTTGTAACACTTAATTATAATTTCACATAGTATATATTAAAGTTATTTAAAGGAGGTAGATTAGATGCCTTTCGAAGAGTTATTAGAAGAACAAATCGGTGATTATGTAGAAATTATTATCACTGCTGGTGGAGGTTGTTGTTTACAAGAAGGAATTCTATGTCAAGTAGGATTAGATAATATCATCCTGATTGATGATGATGAAAGAGTAGAAATCCCATTTGACGCCATTGCAGCAGTAAGAAAAGAGGCCGGCGGCTCTCCATTGAATGGCATAGAAGCTTAAGTACTTAAACATAAAGTAATTTAACATATCTATATTTATAAAGGTAATCCAAATTGGGTTACCTTTACTTTTTATTATTATTTAAATTTATTTTATAATATAGCAGGGATATAGAATTAATATTAGAAATATAACATAAAAGGATAAATTGTATTACCTACCTGTAGGAGGAATTTTACATGTTCCAATTAAACTCACAAAGAATTAAGTTAAATAATGAAGTTAATGAAGCTTTAGAATGTATTGAAAAATCATATGAAGAATTTGCTAAGAAAGGTTGGACACTCCCAACTTTCCTTACACCGCAGGAGGTATGTATGTTTGCTAATAATATATCTAATTTAAATCAAATAGATGATGCTTTCATTAATTATTATACTAAAAATGATAATGAGAACTTTAATATCCTCGCAAATTCAATCTGTTCATCTCCACATCTATCACCTTGGTATAATCTTTTAAAAGAATGTATTATTGCTTATAAAAAAGAACTATATTTAGTTACAATTCCTAGTTTAATCCCTATATTAGAAGGGCTAATTACTTCATTTTCCTTTGAGAAAGGTAATATTAAAGATAAGATTCATCATGAAGTTAACCAAGTCCCCGAAGGAAGCATACAAGAAATCATACTAAATTCAATTACACTATTCATTGATCAGTTATTCAAATCATGGAACTTCTCTAATGAACGGCGTCCTATTATTAATCGTCACTGGATTTTACATGGTAGGGATAGAGATGAATGTTGGTCCAAAGCTGACTCATTAAGACTCTTCAATGCAATAAACACAATTACTGTTATACCATTTAGTAGTAATTATAATGAATAACCAATAATATTCAATTAATTTAGAATGTCCTTATTCTTTGGAAAAACACAAGTAAACTCTGTTCCAAATCCTTCTTCACTTTTAACTTCTAACTTACCCTCAGCTTGTTCTACTAAAGATTTAATAATATGCAAACCATATCCTCTACCTTCACCTTTAGTCGAAAAACCTGATTCAAATAGCTGTTCTATTAAACCTTGGTCTATCACAGGGCCAGAATTATAAACGGATAATATATATTTATATCTTTTATTTTCTCCTCTTAATTCAATCTTCTTATCACCTTCAAATTCCTGGGTAGCATCAATAGCATTATCAACTAAATTAGCTATAATTCTAAAGATCTTATCAAGTGTTAACTTTATGCCTTCAATCCTTTCATCAGCATAATAAATGAACTCAATACCGGCTTTAGAAGCTTTCCGTTTTTTAGGCATTAAAATTGAATCTAAAATAGAATTAGAAATATCATTTTGATTACAATTTATAATAGATATGTTTTGATTCAATGATTTAATATATTCTTTAATTCTTTTCTGCTTATTGAGTTGAACCATCCCATATATTGTTTGTAAATGATTTAAGAAATCATGTTTTTGACTTCTTAAACTTTCAATTAATTCTCTATTTTTATTTAATTGCATTTTTTGTATTTTTGAATTTACTTCAATCTCCATTATTTTAAATAATTGTTTGACTATAATAATTGATAATATAGATGTTCCAACTGCTATAAATAAAAGAAAATCAAGTAAATAATTTATAGCAATTACTTCAAAAAAATTTGTTTTTAAGCCAATAGCAACTATTAGTAATAACAGTGTTTGAGTCAATAAGATAATTACAACATATTTTAGATTAGAATTCTTGAACTTGTGCATTACTATCACCTACTGAATTAAGTAAATTCACTTCAAAAAAATAAATTAGGAAGGCACAAATTAATAAAGGAACTTTAGTTACAAAAATAATTAAATTAAATAAAATTAAATTATTACTATTGAGAAATTCTTTAATACTAATACCAAAATAAGTCAACAATTTTGAATATACTAAGACTTCACCTAATAGTAAAAGAATAAGACTTAATAACGAAGAAATAATAGCTAGATTCCAATCTACTTTAGCTATAATCTTAAATAGCAAACTTAAAAATAGACATAAAATTAAAATGTGAATGCCTGCAAAATTTAATATATATCTTACTACTAATAAGCCAATAGTATATAGAATAGTAATTTTAATATAATTACGTATTGAAAGCTTGATATTAATTAATCCTAATCCTACATACACTAATAATAAGCTTTCAGGTAGAATTCCACATAAAACTTTCATTGGATCTATTCCCATCTTATCTCTCCTTTGAAGTAATAAATTATATTTGTTAGTAATATTACAGCATCTAGTCTACTATTTATACACATATTATAATATTGCATATTATTGTCATTAATTCCTTTATTAATTTAAATTATATTTGCTAAAAATTAAATTCGGCAGTAAATTTACTGCCGAATTTTTTTCAATAAATTCAA includes these proteins:
- a CDS encoding sensor histidine kinase, whose amino-acid sequence is MHKFKNSNLKYVVIILLTQTLLLLIVAIGLKTNFFEVIAINYLLDFLLFIAVGTSILSIIIVKQLFKIMEIEVNSKIQKMQLNKNRELIESLRSQKHDFLNHLQTIYGMVQLNKQKRIKEYIKSLNQNISIINCNQNDISNSILDSILMPKKRKASKAGIEFIYYADERIEGIKLTLDKIFRIIANLVDNAIDATQEFEGDKKIELRGENKRYKYILSVYNSGPVIDQGLIEQLFESGFSTKGEGRGYGLHIIKSLVEQAEGKLEVKSEEGFGTEFTCVFPKNKDILN
- a CDS encoding aspartyl-phosphate phosphatase Spo0E family protein yields the protein MLDSNILKRKIDILRDELVELVEDKGNINDKEVIVKSQQIDWLIVNYIRKSS
- a CDS encoding 4Fe-4S binding protein, giving the protein MNSKAYIDLEICQECTECLAKKFCPKDAIIIKNHTPFINDYCNGCGKCKSNCPYKAISLS
- a CDS encoding 2-hydroxyacid dehydrogenase — translated: MRVVMLEPLSVEKEIIDNLAAKIEKEGHEFIAYDDRVEDEDVIIERASDADVVIITNLSLSERVINACSNLKMISVAFTGVDHIALEACKEGGITVCNAPGYSTHSVAELTIGLMISVMRNIVSCDVATRQGKTREGLIGNELHGKTLGIIGTGAIGLRVAEIGRAFGCELIAYSRTEKEKAKELGITYVDLDTVFTESDIVSVHVPHTNETEELVSKELIDLMKESSILINTARGPIVDSEALASALREGKVDGAGIDVFEMEPPIPEDHPLLDAPNTVVAPHVAFATPEAFYKRAEIVFDNITSWLKDEPKNIMV
- a CDS encoding zinc ribbon-containing protein produces the protein MPNTGQQPGKGTYKCTKCGKEVELKDDKERLPGCPACGFPEFNEVE